A window from Chitinophaga filiformis encodes these proteins:
- a CDS encoding 2Fe-2S iron-sulfur cluster-binding protein, which yields MAEEKKLFKVKIDNISVEVEPGTSILNAARKIGGDIVPPAMCYYSKLQGSGGKCRTCLVKVTKGSEADPRPMPKLVASCRTNVMDGMEVANITSPEVQDARKGVVEFLLLNHPLDCPVCDQAGECHLQDLSYEHGADTTRYEFKRRTFERIDIGDKIQLHMTRCILCYRCVFTADQLTEKREHGVLGRGEAAEIGTYIHQALDSNFIGNVIDVCPVGALTDKTFRFKNRVWFLKPVDAHRQCEDPKCCGKTVLWMRGDEIFRVTARKDKYGEVEEWICDTCRFDKKDVKDWIIEGPRKIDRHSVISQGHYVGVHKPKDTLVEVLDGRQPKLLLDIHKVSEVNRPDIDLSKIDGPAHSDDFNKK from the coding sequence ATGGCTGAAGAAAAGAAACTCTTTAAGGTTAAGATCGATAATATCTCCGTGGAAGTGGAGCCGGGTACTTCTATCCTGAATGCTGCCCGTAAAATTGGTGGAGATATCGTGCCGCCTGCAATGTGTTACTATTCCAAACTGCAGGGTAGCGGTGGTAAATGCCGTACCTGCCTGGTAAAAGTAACCAAAGGATCAGAAGCTGATCCCCGTCCTATGCCTAAACTGGTGGCCAGCTGCCGTACCAACGTAATGGACGGTATGGAAGTGGCCAATATCACCTCTCCTGAAGTGCAGGACGCACGTAAGGGAGTAGTGGAATTCCTGTTGCTGAACCACCCGCTGGACTGCCCCGTGTGCGACCAGGCAGGGGAATGCCATCTGCAGGACCTCAGCTATGAGCACGGAGCAGATACTACACGCTACGAATTCAAACGCCGTACCTTCGAAAGGATCGATATCGGCGATAAGATACAGTTACACATGACCCGTTGCATCCTCTGCTACCGTTGTGTGTTCACCGCCGATCAGCTGACTGAAAAACGTGAGCACGGCGTACTGGGACGTGGAGAAGCAGCAGAAATCGGTACTTACATCCACCAGGCATTGGACAGCAACTTTATCGGTAACGTGATAGACGTTTGCCCCGTAGGTGCGCTGACAGATAAAACCTTCCGCTTCAAGAACCGCGTATGGTTCCTGAAACCGGTAGATGCCCACCGTCAGTGTGAAGATCCTAAATGCTGCGGTAAGACCGTATTGTGGATGCGTGGTGATGAGATTTTCCGCGTAACTGCCCGTAAGGATAAATACGGTGAAGTGGAAGAGTGGATCTGCGATACCTGCCGCTTCGATAAAAAAGATGTGAAAGACTGGATCATAGAAGGACCTCGTAAAATAGACCGTCACAGCGTTATTTCCCAGGGTCACTATGTTGGCGTGCACAAACCGAAAGATACGCTGGTAGAGGTACTGGATGGCCGTCAGCCTAAGCTGTTGCTGGACATTCATAAGGTCAGCGAGGTGAACAGACCGGATATTGATCTGTCTAAGATAGATGGCCCGGCACACTCAGATGACTTTAACAAGAAGTAA
- the nuoI gene encoding NADH-quinone oxidoreductase subunit NuoI, translating to MQALTSRARQVDRKPMTFIEKIYLWNIIKGMIITFKHIWKRKETVRYPEQKRPFSPVFRGLHILNRDAEGRENCTACGLCAVACPAEAITMEAAERKPGEEHLYREEKYAARYEINMLRCIFCGFCEEACPKDAIYLTETFAPANYKREGFIYGKQDLLIPAPGEKKKA from the coding sequence ATGCAAGCTTTAACAAGTAGGGCAAGACAGGTAGACCGTAAACCGATGACCTTCATCGAGAAGATCTATTTGTGGAATATTATTAAAGGGATGATCATCACCTTTAAGCATATCTGGAAGAGGAAGGAAACAGTGCGTTACCCGGAGCAGAAGCGTCCGTTCAGCCCTGTATTCCGTGGTCTGCATATATTGAACCGTGACGCTGAAGGCCGTGAGAACTGTACCGCCTGTGGTTTGTGTGCAGTAGCCTGTCCGGCAGAAGCGATCACTATGGAAGCAGCAGAAAGGAAACCAGGTGAAGAGCACCTGTACCGTGAAGAGAAATACGCTGCCCGTTATGAGATCAACATGCTGCGTTGCATTTTCTGTGGTTTTTGTGAAGAGGCTTGTCCGAAAGATGCTATCTATCTGACAGAAACATTTGCACCTGCTAACTACAAACGCGAAGGTTTCATCTATGGAAAACAGGACCTGCTGATACCAGCACCTGGTGAAAAGAAAAAAGCATAA
- the nuoH gene encoding NADH-quinone oxidoreductase subunit NuoH: protein MNIDWFFILEKIVLISGVLVISLVVAMYSTWGERKVASIIQDRIGPNRAGFMGLLQPLADGGKLFFKEEIIPGNSNRFLFILGPSLAMIVACMTSAVIPWGDTLTIAGHTVSLQIADINIGILYIFGVVSLGVYGIMLGGWASNNKYSLLASVRAASQIISYELAMGLSLIALLMMTGSLSIKEIVEQQRHGGWNVLYQPLGFLIFLVCSFAECNRTPFDLSEAESELNGGYHLEYSSMKLGFYLFAEYINMFISSALMSSLYFGGYSFPYMDSLGLAPNLVTILGTAALFIKIICFLFFFMWVRWTIPRFRYDQLMRLGWNIMIPLALANMLITGAIVLYRSSH from the coding sequence ATGAACATAGACTGGTTCTTTATCCTCGAAAAGATCGTACTGATATCCGGCGTACTGGTGATATCACTGGTAGTCGCGATGTATTCCACATGGGGTGAAAGAAAAGTAGCAAGTATAATTCAGGACAGGATTGGTCCTAACAGGGCCGGTTTTATGGGTTTATTGCAGCCGCTGGCCGATGGTGGTAAACTCTTCTTCAAAGAGGAAATTATACCTGGCAATTCCAACCGTTTCCTGTTCATTCTGGGGCCTTCCCTGGCAATGATCGTAGCCTGTATGACAAGCGCGGTGATTCCCTGGGGCGACACACTGACCATAGCCGGTCATACGGTATCCCTGCAGATCGCAGATATTAACATCGGTATCTTATACATTTTCGGAGTAGTGAGCTTAGGCGTGTATGGTATCATGCTGGGTGGATGGGCTTCCAACAACAAATACTCCCTGCTGGCATCCGTGCGCGCAGCTTCCCAGATCATCTCTTACGAGCTGGCAATGGGCCTGTCGCTGATCGCATTGCTGATGATGACCGGTAGTTTAAGCATCAAGGAAATTGTAGAACAGCAGCGTCATGGCGGCTGGAATGTATTATACCAGCCACTGGGCTTCCTGATATTCCTGGTATGTTCCTTTGCAGAGTGTAACCGTACACCGTTCGACCTGTCAGAAGCTGAAAGTGAGCTGAATGGTGGTTATCACCTGGAGTACTCTTCCATGAAACTGGGCTTCTACCTGTTTGCAGAGTACATCAATATGTTCATCAGCTCTGCGCTGATGTCCAGCCTTTACTTCGGAGGTTATTCCTTCCCATATATGGACAGCCTGGGACTGGCGCCTAACCTGGTGACAATCCTCGGAACAGCAGCACTCTTCATCAAGATCATCTGCTTCCTGTTCTTCTTTATGTGGGTACGCTGGACCATCCCGAGGTTCCGTTACGATCAGCTGATGCGTCTTGGCTGGAACATTATGATCCCGCTGGCACTGGCAAATATGTTGATAACAGGAGCGATCGTACTGTATCGCAGTTCACATTAA
- the nuoL gene encoding NADH-quinone oxidoreductase subunit L, with protein MIHLVWLVPFLPLLGFLVNGLGRRYLSKSLAGIVGSGAVLAAFVISLLIFLDVKAPGFQAQVVPLFDFISAGSLHIPFAFQVDQLSALFLLIITGVGSLIHIYSTSYMHDETSEGFARYFAYLNLFVFSMLILVLGANYVMMFIGWEGVGLCSYLLIGFWFKNTAYNNAAKKAFIMNRIGDLGFLLGIFAMIVKFGSVTFPEVFEKAAAIGHGDKVIPVIAILLFVGAAGKSAQLPLYTWLPDAMAGPTPVSALIHAATMVTAGIYMIARSNVLYTLAPCIQTVVAVIGLATAVLAASIALKQDDIKKVLAYSTVSQLGYMFLALGVGAYTTAVFHVMTHAFFKALLFLGSGSVIHAMGGEQNINKMGGLKKYMPVTHITFLIGCLAIAGIPGLSGFFSKDEILAETFAFNKIMYAVALITALMTAFYMFRLYYITFCGRFRGTHEQEHHLHESPVAITIPLIVLAILSVIGGYVGLPEVFGTHSLLKEYLAPVFAGSVPFVHEHEHLSHNTEWLLMGLSSVLVIITIFFARSWYRNYEDNGAPRTGIAKVLENKWYVDELYDAIIVKPLMMLSRFFEEAIEKSGIDRLVNGVGRGVQWSSQQVRLLQSGQVGFYIFAMVIGMVVLFVIGFLLK; from the coding sequence ATGATACATCTAGTTTGGCTGGTACCATTTTTACCATTATTAGGTTTCCTGGTGAATGGATTGGGAAGAAGATACCTCTCCAAATCACTGGCGGGTATAGTAGGAAGCGGAGCTGTATTAGCGGCCTTTGTAATTAGCTTACTGATCTTCCTGGACGTGAAAGCCCCGGGATTTCAGGCACAGGTAGTTCCGTTGTTTGACTTTATTTCTGCAGGCAGCCTGCATATTCCATTCGCATTCCAGGTGGACCAGCTGAGCGCTTTATTTTTGCTGATCATTACCGGTGTTGGTTCACTGATCCATATTTACTCCACTTCTTATATGCATGATGAAACCAGCGAAGGGTTTGCGCGTTATTTCGCTTACCTGAACCTGTTCGTTTTCTCCATGCTGATACTTGTACTGGGCGCCAACTATGTGATGATGTTCATCGGATGGGAAGGCGTAGGGCTCTGCTCTTACCTGCTCATCGGCTTCTGGTTCAAGAACACTGCGTATAACAATGCTGCCAAGAAGGCTTTCATTATGAACCGTATCGGTGACCTCGGCTTCCTGCTGGGCATCTTTGCGATGATCGTGAAATTTGGCAGTGTTACTTTCCCTGAAGTATTCGAAAAAGCAGCAGCAATTGGTCATGGCGACAAGGTAATACCAGTTATTGCCATCCTGCTGTTTGTAGGTGCAGCCGGTAAATCTGCCCAGCTGCCTTTATATACCTGGTTACCCGATGCGATGGCAGGTCCTACTCCCGTATCTGCCCTGATCCACGCTGCTACGATGGTAACAGCAGGTATCTACATGATCGCACGTAGCAATGTATTATATACCCTGGCGCCATGCATTCAGACGGTTGTTGCGGTAATAGGCCTGGCTACAGCGGTACTGGCAGCGTCCATTGCCCTGAAACAGGACGATATCAAAAAAGTATTGGCTTACTCTACCGTGAGCCAGCTTGGATATATGTTCCTCGCACTGGGCGTAGGCGCTTATACCACAGCAGTGTTTCACGTAATGACACACGCATTCTTCAAAGCCCTCCTGTTCCTTGGTTCCGGTTCCGTGATCCACGCAATGGGCGGTGAGCAGAATATCAATAAGATGGGCGGACTGAAAAAATACATGCCGGTTACGCACATCACCTTCCTGATCGGCTGTCTGGCTATTGCCGGTATCCCGGGTCTGTCAGGTTTCTTCTCCAAAGATGAGATCCTTGCTGAAACTTTCGCCTTTAATAAGATCATGTATGCAGTAGCCCTGATCACAGCGCTGATGACGGCCTTCTACATGTTCCGTTTATACTACATCACTTTCTGTGGCAGGTTCCGTGGCACGCACGAGCAGGAACATCACCTGCACGAAAGCCCGGTGGCTATCACCATTCCGCTGATCGTACTGGCTATCCTTTCCGTAATAGGTGGTTATGTTGGTCTGCCGGAAGTATTCGGTACCCACAGCCTGCTGAAAGAATACTTAGCGCCTGTATTTGCTGGCTCAGTACCATTCGTTCATGAACATGAGCACCTGTCGCACAACACCGAATGGCTGCTGATGGGATTAAGCTCTGTGCTGGTGATCATCACGATCTTCTTTGCACGCAGCTGGTACCGCAATTATGAAGACAATGGAGCACCTCGTACCGGTATTGCCAAAGTACTGGAAAACAAATGGTACGTGGATGAGTTATACGATGCTATCATAGTGAAACCCCTGATGATGCTGAGCCGTTTCTTTGAAGAAGCGATCGAGAAATCAGGTATTGACAGGTTGGTAAATGGCGTAGGCCGTGGTGTACAATGGAGCAGCCAGCAGGTAAGACTGCTGCAGAGCGGACAGGTAGGCTTCTACATCTTTGCCATGGTAATTGGAATGGTTGTTTTATTCGTGATAGGATTTCTGCTGAAATAG
- a CDS encoding NuoM family protein: MLTVLLILIPLVAGLITFGLKGSGPKALGLIASLASLAVTLGALFQFRTAPASLQFSANWIPQLGAQFSVGLDGMGLMLCLLTAISFLLIFIVIFNREYERPNSFYGLMLLSQAGLVGVFTAYDALLFYVFWELALIPVYFLCSLWGGEKRIPVTFKFFVYTFAGSLLMLIGLIYIYLQSPDHSFSYASFTNGSVAPQDQSWLFWLFFVAFAIKMPVFPFHTWQPDTYEQSPTPVTMVLSGIMVKMGLFGVVRWLLPVLPKGAYMWSDVAIVLSIIGIIYASCIAIVQSDIKRLIAYSSIAHIGLMSAAIFTNNEQSLQGMMIQLFNHGINIIGLWIIVEIIQQRLKIKNLNEMGGIAQYAPGIAIFLVIISLANIALPLTNGFIGEFLMFSGLFQYNVWFMAVAGLGIILAAVYTLNMVQKVIFGQSNALTETTTDLKANELLVLSIIVVIILVLGVYPKPMLELVSSTTELVNKVY, translated from the coding sequence ATGTTGACAGTATTACTCATATTGATTCCTTTAGTTGCGGGCCTGATTACGTTTGGTCTGAAGGGGTCTGGACCGAAAGCGCTGGGTTTGATAGCATCCCTGGCTTCGCTGGCAGTAACGCTTGGTGCCTTGTTCCAGTTCCGGACTGCTCCGGCCAGTCTGCAGTTCTCTGCAAACTGGATACCTCAGCTGGGCGCTCAGTTTAGCGTGGGGCTGGATGGAATGGGCCTGATGCTTTGTTTACTGACAGCCATTTCCTTCCTGCTGATCTTTATTGTGATTTTCAACAGGGAGTATGAGCGTCCCAACAGCTTCTACGGTCTGATGCTGCTTTCACAGGCAGGACTGGTAGGCGTGTTCACTGCTTATGACGCTTTGTTGTTCTACGTTTTCTGGGAGCTGGCGCTGATCCCGGTGTACTTCCTCTGCTCACTCTGGGGTGGCGAAAAACGTATTCCTGTTACATTCAAATTCTTCGTATACACCTTTGCAGGTTCATTGCTCATGCTGATAGGCCTGATCTACATCTACCTGCAATCGCCCGACCATTCCTTCAGCTATGCCAGCTTTACCAATGGCAGCGTAGCCCCGCAGGATCAGTCATGGTTGTTCTGGCTCTTCTTCGTAGCCTTTGCTATTAAGATGCCGGTTTTCCCTTTCCATACCTGGCAGCCGGATACCTACGAGCAATCTCCTACACCTGTTACAATGGTGCTTTCCGGTATCATGGTGAAGATGGGCTTATTCGGTGTGGTACGCTGGTTACTGCCTGTACTGCCGAAAGGTGCTTATATGTGGTCTGATGTGGCCATTGTATTGTCTATCATCGGTATCATCTATGCATCATGCATTGCCATCGTACAGTCAGACATCAAACGCCTGATCGCTTACTCTTCCATCGCCCACATCGGCCTGATGAGCGCTGCTATCTTCACTAATAATGAGCAGAGCTTACAGGGTATGATGATACAGCTGTTCAACCACGGTATTAACATCATCGGCCTCTGGATCATCGTAGAGATCATCCAGCAGCGTCTGAAGATTAAGAACCTGAACGAGATGGGCGGCATCGCACAGTATGCACCAGGTATCGCTATCTTCCTCGTAATTATCAGCCTGGCCAATATCGCATTACCACTGACCAACGGATTTATCGGGGAGTTCCTGATGTTCAGCGGTCTGTTCCAATATAATGTATGGTTTATGGCCGTTGCCGGACTGGGTATCATCCTGGCAGCAGTGTATACACTGAATATGGTCCAGAAAGTGATCTTCGGTCAGAGCAATGCGCTGACAGAGACCACTACAGACCTGAAAGCAAATGAGCTGCTGGTACTGAGCATTATTGTAGTGATCATTCTGGTACTGGGCGTATATCCAAAGCCTATGCTGGAACTGGTAAGCAGCACTACTGAATTGGTTAACAAGGTTTATTAA
- a CDS encoding NADH-quinone oxidoreductase subunit J, with the protein MSLQQIVFGVLSIISIISALGVILSKNPVTSVLCLIVTFFTIAGHYIMLNAQFLAVVHIIVYAGAIMVLFLFVIMLMNLNAEIEPQKRSWLKYAGAISGGALLLVLLGALREADVTPIQPGATDIGLIANLGKTLFNQYVVPFEVSSILFLSAMVGAVVIGKREA; encoded by the coding sequence ATGAGTTTACAACAAATCGTTTTCGGGGTACTTTCGATCATCTCTATAATATCCGCCCTGGGCGTGATATTGAGCAAGAACCCCGTTACCAGTGTCCTTTGCCTGATAGTAACGTTTTTCACCATCGCAGGGCACTATATAATGCTCAACGCGCAGTTCCTGGCTGTGGTGCATATCATAGTGTATGCGGGAGCGATCATGGTATTGTTCCTGTTCGTGATCATGTTAATGAACCTGAATGCAGAAATAGAACCACAGAAGCGCAGCTGGTTGAAATATGCCGGCGCTATCAGTGGCGGCGCCCTGCTGCTGGTATTGCTGGGCGCACTCCGTGAGGCTGATGTAACTCCAATTCAACCCGGAGCGACAGATATAGGTCTGATCGCCAACCTTGGTAAAACTTTATTCAATCAATACGTAGTTCCTTTTGAAGTCAGCAGTATCCTGTTCCTGAGCGCTATGGTAGGTGCAGTTGTAATCGGGAAAAGGGAAGCATAA
- the nuoF gene encoding NADH-quinone oxidoreductase subunit NuoF has product MGRKLLFDKAHIEGIRYYDVYRANGGYGSAEKALKSMTPDQVLDEVKKSGLRGRGGAGFPTGMKWSFIAKPEGVPRYLVCNADESEPGTFKDRYLMEFIPHLLIEGLLISSYTLGCNSCYIYIRGEYAWIPDILEQAIAEAKKNGWLGKNIQGSGFDLEIYVQRGAGAYICGEETALIESLEGKRGNPRIKPPFPAVKGLWDCPTVVNNVETLATVVPILRIGGEEYAKYGIGKSTGTKLISACGNINKPGVYEIEMNISVEEFIYSDEYCGGIPNGKRLKACIPGGSSVPILPANLLLKTAKGEQRMMTYESLADGGFATGTMLGSGGFIVLDEDQCIVKNTLTFARFYHHESCGQCSPCREGTGWMKRVLHNIENGKGKMSDIDLLWDIQRKIEGNTICPLGDAAAWPVAAAIRHFRDEFEWHVLHPDEATKRNYGLAHYADPLEIAAPAAV; this is encoded by the coding sequence ATGGGACGCAAACTACTTTTTGACAAAGCGCACATAGAAGGCATCCGGTACTATGATGTATACCGGGCCAACGGAGGTTATGGATCTGCGGAAAAAGCGCTGAAAAGCATGACACCTGACCAGGTGCTGGATGAGGTAAAAAAGAGCGGTCTGAGAGGTCGTGGTGGCGCCGGTTTCCCTACCGGTATGAAATGGAGCTTCATTGCAAAACCGGAAGGCGTGCCCCGCTACCTGGTGTGCAATGCGGACGAATCCGAACCAGGTACATTCAAAGACCGTTACCTGATGGAATTTATCCCTCACCTGCTCATAGAAGGCCTGCTCATCTCCAGCTATACACTGGGTTGCAACAGCTGCTATATCTATATCCGTGGTGAGTACGCCTGGATCCCTGACATCCTGGAACAGGCTATCGCAGAAGCAAAGAAGAACGGCTGGCTGGGTAAGAATATCCAGGGCTCCGGCTTTGATCTCGAAATATATGTACAGCGTGGCGCCGGCGCTTATATCTGTGGTGAGGAAACTGCCCTGATAGAATCCCTGGAAGGTAAACGTGGTAACCCGCGTATCAAACCGCCATTCCCGGCTGTAAAAGGTCTGTGGGACTGCCCGACTGTGGTGAATAACGTAGAAACACTGGCTACTGTTGTGCCTATCCTGCGCATCGGTGGTGAAGAATACGCAAAATACGGTATCGGTAAATCTACCGGTACTAAACTGATCTCTGCCTGTGGTAATATAAACAAACCAGGGGTGTACGAGATCGAGATGAATATCTCCGTGGAGGAGTTCATCTACTCCGATGAATACTGTGGTGGCATCCCTAACGGCAAACGCCTGAAGGCATGCATCCCCGGTGGTTCTTCCGTACCTATCCTGCCGGCTAACCTGCTGCTGAAAACAGCAAAAGGCGAGCAGCGCATGATGACCTACGAAAGCCTCGCCGATGGTGGTTTCGCTACAGGTACTATGCTCGGTTCCGGTGGTTTCATTGTGCTGGACGAAGACCAGTGTATTGTCAAGAACACCCTGACATTTGCCCGTTTCTATCACCATGAGAGCTGCGGACAGTGCAGCCCATGCCGTGAAGGTACCGGCTGGATGAAGCGTGTACTGCATAATATAGAGAACGGCAAGGGCAAAATGAGTGATATAGATCTGCTGTGGGATATCCAGCGTAAAATAGAAGGTAACACCATCTGCCCGCTGGGCGATGCTGCTGCCTGGCCGGTAGCAGCTGCTATCCGTCACTTCCGTGATGAGTTTGAATGGCATGTGCTGCATCCTGACGAGGCTACCAAACGTAACTACGGACTGGCACATTACGCAGATCCACTGGAAATAGCTGCTCCTGCTGCTGTATAA
- the nuoK gene encoding NADH-quinone oxidoreductase subunit NuoK produces MPVQYYIFLSIALFCIGVMGVLMRRNAIIIFMCVELMLNAVNLLLVAFSKMWADAGRVDAGGAQIFVFFIMVVAAAEVAVGLAIIVMVYRNSQSVDINIMNRLKN; encoded by the coding sequence ATGCCTGTTCAATATTACATTTTCTTAAGCATAGCACTCTTTTGCATTGGGGTGATGGGCGTGCTGATGCGCAGAAATGCCATTATTATTTTCATGTGCGTGGAGCTGATGCTGAATGCCGTAAACCTGCTGCTGGTAGCCTTCTCTAAAATGTGGGCAGACGCTGGCCGTGTAGACGCCGGTGGGGCGCAGATCTTTGTATTCTTTATCATGGTGGTAGCCGCTGCGGAAGTTGCCGTAGGACTGGCCATTATCGTGATGGTATACAGGAATTCACAGTCGGTGGATATTAATATCATGAACAGGCTGAAGAACTAA
- a CDS encoding NADH-quinone oxidoreductase subunit N: protein MNALISTALSGVVMMFAGLFVSNKQRIKFIAIVVLLACLVANLAELSTIEAGDRTLYGMITISRFSILFNAIALGATLIFFLLSGSAFENVGEHVADYFALIFFILSGITLASTFSSLLMLFLAIEIISIPQYILAGSDKKTPKSSEASLKYFLMGSFSTGILLMGITLIYGATGTFSVADLGLGAGKVNTLALCGIILVAFALSFKVSAAPFHFWTPDVYDGSPTVFTSFMATVVKAGGFIAFIRIFHGAFIGERITADWQLLLAIITAATLIIGNFTAVFQQSVKRMLAYSSIAQAGFMLLAVVSMNAYATQGIVLYAAAYSVATIGIFAVMIKLKDYTFDGFNGLARTQPVLAITTTIFVCSLAGIPLTAGFFAKYFVLTAAVEQGNLLWLVIVAVICAAISAYYYFRVIIAMYFKQGEPATAPITGGFKLMLIITAAIVILLGIFPGLLLQLI from the coding sequence ATGAATGCATTAATATCTACTGCTTTATCGGGCGTTGTAATGATGTTTGCGGGTTTATTTGTAAGTAATAAGCAGCGCATTAAGTTTATAGCCATTGTTGTTCTGCTGGCTTGTCTGGTAGCCAACCTGGCTGAGTTATCCACCATTGAAGCAGGTGACCGTACACTATACGGCATGATCACTATCAGCCGTTTCAGCATTCTGTTCAATGCTATCGCATTGGGCGCTACACTGATCTTCTTCCTGCTGTCGGGCAGTGCTTTTGAGAATGTAGGAGAGCATGTGGCAGATTATTTCGCGCTGATCTTTTTCATCCTCTCAGGTATCACTTTAGCTTCTACTTTCAGCAGTTTATTAATGCTTTTCCTGGCAATAGAGATCATTTCTATTCCACAGTATATACTGGCAGGCAGCGATAAAAAGACGCCTAAAAGCAGTGAGGCTTCCCTGAAGTACTTCCTGATGGGTTCCTTCTCTACCGGTATCCTGCTGATGGGTATTACCCTAATATACGGAGCTACCGGTACTTTCAGCGTAGCTGACCTCGGACTGGGCGCCGGTAAAGTAAATACACTGGCACTCTGCGGTATCATTCTCGTAGCTTTCGCATTATCTTTCAAAGTATCTGCGGCGCCGTTCCACTTCTGGACGCCTGACGTATATGACGGTTCTCCTACCGTATTCACTTCCTTCATGGCAACCGTGGTAAAAGCAGGTGGTTTCATCGCTTTCATCAGGATCTTCCATGGCGCGTTCATCGGCGAGCGTATCACTGCCGACTGGCAATTACTGCTGGCTATCATCACCGCCGCTACCCTGATCATCGGTAACTTCACAGCAGTGTTCCAGCAAAGTGTAAAACGTATGCTGGCATACTCCAGTATCGCCCAGGCAGGTTTCATGCTGTTGGCGGTTGTATCCATGAACGCCTACGCTACACAGGGTATCGTGTTGTACGCAGCGGCTTACAGCGTGGCTACCATTGGTATCTTCGCTGTGATGATCAAACTGAAGGATTATACATTCGACGGTTTTAACGGTCTGGCCCGTACACAGCCTGTACTGGCAATTACCACTACCATCTTTGTATGCTCACTGGCAGGTATCCCGCTCACAGCAGGTTTCTTCGCTAAATACTTTGTACTGACGGCCGCTGTAGAGCAGGGCAATCTCTTATGGCTGGTAATTGTAGCGGTGATCTGTGCTGCCATCAGTGCTTATTATTACTTCCGTGTCATCATCGCGATGTACTTCAAACAGGGAGAACCTGCAACAGCGCCTATCACCGGCGGCTTCAAGCTGATGCTCATCATTACAGCAGCCATCGTGATACTGCTGGGTATCTTCCCCGGACTTTTATTACAGCTTATTTAA
- the nuoE gene encoding NADH-quinone oxidoreductase subunit NuoE, whose translation MFSEEKLNKVKEIIARYPAGKQKSALIPVLHLAQEEFGGWLSAETMDYVASLLQIKPIEVYEVATFYSMFNLKPVGKYVFEVCQTGPCMLRGSDNIIDYIKKKLDIGVGETTKDGLFTLKTVECLGACGYAPMMQLGKHYREHLTPEKVDAIIEECRVKAN comes from the coding sequence ATGTTTTCTGAAGAGAAACTGAATAAGGTAAAAGAGATCATCGCCCGTTACCCGGCAGGGAAACAGAAGAGCGCCCTGATTCCCGTGCTGCATCTGGCACAGGAAGAGTTTGGCGGATGGCTGAGCGCGGAAACCATGGATTACGTGGCTTCCCTGCTGCAGATCAAACCGATCGAAGTGTATGAGGTGGCTACCTTTTACTCGATGTTTAACCTGAAGCCTGTTGGTAAATACGTATTTGAAGTATGCCAGACAGGCCCCTGCATGCTGCGTGGCTCAGACAACATCATTGACTATATCAAAAAGAAACTGGACATCGGCGTGGGCGAAACCACCAAAGATGGCCTGTTCACCCTCAAGACAGTAGAATGCCTCGGCGCCTGCGGATACGCTCCTATGATGCAGCTGGGCAAACACTATCGTGAGCACCTGACCCCTGAAAAGGTAGATGCTATCATTGAGGAATGCAGGGTTAAAGCAAACTAA